ATCAGACGTACAGCTTTAAGCATTAAGTATTTTTTAAGAAACAACCATAAGCTGCAAAAATACCTGTACTTAGTCTTCTAGTTTGTTAAATTTAATATAAATAAAGTGCTAATTATAAAGCTCTAGTTCTTCGGTCACTTCACCCCATTTTGAAGTAAGCTCTTCAATCTTTTTCTTCTTAGCCTCGTATCTTTTAAAAAAGTCTGGCTTAGAACTGGTTTTAGCATAGTCTGCAGCAAGCTCCTGATCCATTATTTTAATTTCACGCTCCAGCTTATTCACTTCAGACTCAATATTACTAAGTTGGTTGTTAAGTGACTTTACTTTTTTTTGATCTTTATATTCTACCTTAGGAGCTGCTTCTTTTACTTTAACCTTAGGATCTTTTTTCTCTAAATCTCTTAAGTTTTCTACTGCGCGTTTCTCTAAGTAATAATCAATATCTCCTAAATATTCTTTTATCTTATGATCTTTAAATTCATAAACCGTAGAAGTTAGACCTTGTAAGAAGTCTCTATCGTGAGAAACTAATAATAATGTTCCTTGAAAGCTTTTAAGAGCTTCTTTTAAAACGTTTTTAGATTTTATATCCAGGTGGTTTGTAGGCTCATCCATCACCAAAACATTAAAGGGCTGTAACATTAATTTAGCAAGTGCTAAACGGTTACGCTCTCCTCCAGAAAGTACACGTACATATTTTTCTGCCTCCTCGCCTCTAAAGAGGAATGAACCCAGAATATCACGTACTTTACTTCTGTTTTTCTCATTTGCAGCATCAATCATCGTGTCGAGTACGGTTTTGCTTCCGTCAAGGTGATCTGCCTGGTTTTGCGCAAAATATCCTATTTGCACATTATGCCCCAGTTTTAATCTTCCTTCATATTTGATCTCATCAACAATTATTTTTGCAAGAGTTGATTTTCCCTGACCGTTTTGACCTACAAATGCCGTTTTACTGTCGCGCTCTATTAAAAGATCTATCCCTTGTAAAACATGCTTATCACCATAACTTTTCTTAATCCCCTCCGCTTCTACAACCACCTTACCCGGCACTACAGACACAGGAAAATTAAGGGTCATCACACTGTTATCATCTTCATCAACCTCAATAACATCCATACGGTTAAGCTTTTTAACTAAAGACTGTGCCATAGTTGCCTTAGAAGCTTTTGCCTTAAATTTAGATATTAGCTTTTCTGTATGTTCTATTTCCTTCTGTTGATTTTTCTGCGCAGCCATTTGTTGTTCGCGCATTTCCTGACGTAAAACTAGATATTGCGAATAGGGTTTAGGGTAATCGTATATTTTACCCAGCGAAATCTCTATCGTACGATTTGTTACATTATCTAAAAACATTTTATCGTGAGATACGATTACAACAGCCCCCTGGTAGTTGCGTAGAAAACTTTCAAGCCAAATAATAGATTCAATATCCAAGTGGTTTGTAGGCTCATCAAGTAATAAAACATCATTATTTTGAAGTAATAATTTAGCCAGCTCAATTCGCATACGCCACCCTCCAGAAAATGTATCTGTAATTTTATTAAAATCTTCTCTACTAAAACCCAGCCCCATTAAGATACGCTCTGTCTCTCCCTGATAGCTATATCCACCGTGAATTTCATATTGATGTTGAACTTCATTAAGTTCAACCATTAAGTCGTGATAATAATTACTTTCGTAATCTGTACGCTCTGCTAATTCAATATTTATCTCTTCAAGACGCGCCTCTAGCTTTTTAATAAGTTCAAAAGCTTCATAAGATTCTTCAAGAACGGTACGTCCCTCTACAAAATCTATATCCTGTTTTAAGAAACCTATCTGAATGTCTTTATCTGTAGCGATCTGGCCGGTGTCGTATTCTTGCTCACGTGAAATTATGCGTAGCATTGTAGATTTACCGGCTCCATTTTTACCCACTAATCCTACCCGATCTCCTTCACCCAGTCTAAACGTAACTTCCTCAAATAGATATTCTCCCTGAAACGAAACAGAGAGGTTGTGAATATTTAACATGCTCTAAATTTTAAGGCGCAAAGTTATTATTAAATGCCGGATTTTCGGCATTTAAAGATTATCGATTTTTGTAACTTTAGATACCTTTAATTATCTGGGAAACCAGTAAAATTACACTATGAAAAAACTTCTCCAGGGAAACCCGTTATATAGCATACTTACTGGCACTTGCCCGGTTTGTCAGCAAAAAAGTATGTATGAGAATCCAAATCCTTATATACTTACAGACACGCTCAAAATGCACGAACGTTGTTTGCATTGCAACACCAAATTTAAAATAGAACCTTCATTTTTCTACGGGGCTATGTATGTAAGTTATGGTGTAGGTATAGCGTTTGCTGTAGCAGCATTTGTAATTACTCACTTTTTTGTAGGTGCAGGTCTGGTAGCAGGTTTTATTTCTATCATTATAACTCTTCTTGTATTTGCGCCTATAATTATGCGTTTGAGTCGGAATATCTGGATTAATTTTTTCTTTAATTATGATGAAGAAAAAGCTAAAGGTACCACTAAAACTTCTTAGGGAATCTAGAAATCGAGATCTCCTCATCAAGGGGAATACCTAGTTCGAGATGCTCAAATAACACTTTAGCGAGGTAGGGTGACATCATCGTACCCCGAGTTCCTAAACCATTTAACAGAACCAATTGTTTATAATTAGGGTGAACACCTATTAGTGGTCTTCTGTCTCCCGTTGTGGGTCGTATTCCTGCTTGTTGCGCTTCAAGCGTATATTCACATGTAATCACTTTATTTAATTTCTGCAATAGCTCTTCTAAAGCTTCAGTAGTAGGGACTGAATCTTTATCTTTCCAGTTAAATGTAGCCCCTACTTTATACAAATCATCTCCTAACGGAATAATAAAAAATGAGGCTTTAAGGGCTTTTGAAAGTCGTAAATCAGGAGCTTTAATGATTAGGTACTCCCCTTTATTGCCTACCAAAGGTAATTTGTTAAAAAATGGATTTTGTTTAATACCATAGCCTTCGGCGAAAACTACTCGTCTAGCCTTGATATCTCTATAGCAAATTGAATCATCACTTTTTAAAACAAGTTCGTCGTAATTAAATTGATCAAAACTCAAAGAATCACTACTCATAAGCGAATGTGCATATGCATCTAATAGGGCAGGAATATCTATACGTGAGGTTTCTTTTACTTCTCCCAACTGTAATGGAGCTTCAATAAAAAGGGAGTTATTTTTAACCAATGATGCATTTAAAAAACGATTTAAAACAGGCTTATCTGTAGCTTCAAACCAATTATTTTGATCTTCAATTGAGGAGAATATTTTTAAAACAGGCAATTCCTTCATAAACGGAAATCCAAACTTCTCATTGAGACGCGTAAAATAGGCTTTCGCAAGGTCAAATTGCTCTTCCCCTTTATAAGGCATAGTATATCGCTTCAAAGTAACCGGATTAATAAGGCCGGCTGCAACTCTACTGGCCGCGCTATCTTTAGTATCTATTACAAAAAATGACTTGTTATGCTGCTCTAATTGATCGCAAAATGCCATCCCGGCAAGACCAAAACCCACAATAAGATAATCTACGTACTTCATAGTGTAAAAATAAGTCATAAAAAAACGCCTTTAAAAAAGGCGTTTTATAAATTTTAGTTGAGAAACATTTACTAGTAGTTCCACATATCACTTTCAAAATTACGTATTTGTTCTTTAATACGTTGAGATTCTAAAAGTTGCATCATTGCATTATCTGCTATATACTCTTTAACTTCACGATCACCCTGTATGTTATCTACCTGATAAATAACGCCATTAAATCGTCTAGAATTTAACAAGTGATCAAATGACAATGGTTGTGCAGAATTTTGAGGATTAAATACTTTAGCCTCGTGTAGAATTTCACGAGCTGTAGGATACCATACCCAAAATAAAGGAACCATAATAGGATCTTCATCATCAATGAAGTTAACATCTGGAGCTACCGGTGCAATACCTATTAAACGGTATTTTAACTCTCCCTGGCGCTTATCAAAATACCAATATCCACGTATCCAATATTGCTCAATATCTGCAGAACTAATATCACGTCTGTCTATATATTGTTCGTCTACTTCGTAACCCGCATTTATCTGCTCAATACCTAAATCTGTAGTATCTACTCGAGACATTGCAGCAGCAATATCTTTTAATTCTATCTTTTGATTAAAATAAGAATCTGCATAAATATCTAAATTACCCGCCTTAATATTCTTAACCAGAACATCGTAAAGCGACCTTCTATCTGAACCTATATTGTTTGTATCAACAGGATAATATAACGGAAAGTTTATACGCTCATCAAGATCTACGATCTCCCAGGTATTCTTACCCCAAAGCACATCTCTGCTATCTACATAACCGTATGGCAAAGGCTTATCATTATCTAACTGAATCTGCCCTTCCGTTTTTTCAAACATCTGAGCAGGCATTTTTGCGTTCAAAATATTAGTTTGCGCAAAAGAAGCAAAACCAATCATCAAACAAAAAACACTAAAAGCTTGCTTTTGGGTGATCATAATTTTTTAATTTTTAATTTGTAAGTTCAATTAGAACCGGTGCAACTTTCTTAAGTCTATAACTACTGTTACCAGAAATTTGAGCGGTAATATCAAATATTTGCACTGTAGATCCTCGCTGAGCTCTTCTCAAAACGTCTATTGCTCTTGAATCTAATCTACTACCATTTACCTGAACTGTAGGTTGACCTGGTACATTAAATTTAAAACCGGTAACACTCAAGTTTAAATCAAAGTCAAAATCCATAAGCTTAGCACCAACAGTTGATATCTCTAACGCATTACGTTGCATTTTTAGTATCCCATCTTCACCACGCAAAGTACCGGTAGGACTTGGAATATCTTTAATACGGAATTTTTTAGAGTCACTTACTTTAGAACCATCTGCCATAGTTCCAGAAACATTTATAGTCACTTCGTTTCCACTACCCGGATTCATAATATAATTACTTCCAGATTGTTTTGACAAACCAGGAGCACTCGCATTTACACTATTATCTGGTACACCAGCAAAACTAATAGTCATTGGGTTTGCAACCCCACGATAAACAACATTCATTTTATCTGCCGAAATAGTAGCTGAGTTAGGCCTGTTAATTACTGCATATTCACTATTAATAGGAATTGACTTTGGCTCACCGTCTTCTGTGTAAACTAATTCTCCTGTAATTTTTCGGGTTCCTACACTTCCTGCAGGAAAATCTAAAACTACCTGTCCCGACTGTAAGTTTTTAACTTCAGAACCATTGATGATTACCTTGTCAAAATTTAGTGAATTGTCAAAACGACCTAAAACTACTTTTCCTTTAAAGCTTTCTCCAGAGAAGAATGCAGTTTTTTCTGCAATAACGATTGCCTCATAATTACTTAAAGAAACATCTTTACTTAACTGTCCCTGTAGTAAAGAAGAGTACACTTCTGACTCAGCAGCGCGAATATCATTTTGCATTTGCGTAAAACGCGTAATCGAAGCCGCTAATGGATAGCCTTCAAAGTTATATTTTAACCAGGCAATCTCTTTACCGTCTTTGTTAGTTTGTGGCTCAACTGCAAAAGTATTTTGTACGATTTTGTTAACGTCTGAAAATTCATCACCTAGTACAGTTGCCATTTGGCTTTTATAATTTTCAATTTTAGCCAAAAACGCATCACCTTCCTTAGTATATCTATCTCCTGTAAACCAACGTTCGTCAAGAACTGCTGTTTTATCAAGATTGGCATAACTACTAGTGTCTATACCATCTGTAAGCGTATCTTTTATACTTGCTAAGTAAGCGTAGAATTCATCAGAAATCTTCTTAACATCTCGGGCTTTACCTAACAAAGGCTGATATTTTGCCGGCTGTTCTGCTGCCTTCGCTTCAAGACCCGCCATAGCTAATTGATTATCTTCAGCTAATCTAGAATTTGAATTCGTAAATTTTACGTCAAATATTTTAAACGCATTTAAAATCTCTTTATCTACATTCATTGCAATCATCGCAATAAATACCAGATACATCAGATTTATCATTTTTTGTCTTGGGGACTGTGTTCCTCCTGCCATAATGGTATGTTTTCTACTGAATTAATAGTTTTTATTAGTAATTCAGTTATCTCTTATTCATAGCAGAAAGCATTCCGCCATAAACACCATTAAGTGAAGAAAGGTTAGTCGCAAGACTCTCCATTTGCTCTTTTAATTTACCTGCATTATTTGCAACTTCATTATTAATTTCTGCCTGACGGCCAGCTGTCTCAACCTGAACTTTGTACAAACTGTTTAAAGATTCCATTTGCGCAGCAGCAAGAGCCATTTCCTGACTGTATTTTTTTGTAGAATTCATTGCTTCTGCCGTTGGCGCCATACCTTTAGCTGCACCTTCAAAGCTGCGGATGCTTGTACTTAGACTATTCATTAATTCAGAATCAATACGAGCATCTTTAAGCATCGCATCAAGTTTTTGAGAAAGTAAACCTTTCTCTTCAACAACTTCTACAGTTTTCTTAGGGCGCGCCGCAGGTGTATCTCCTGCTAATTCCGGGTAAACTAAAGACCAGTCCAAATCCTGAGTAGGTCTCTCAAATGCTGAATAACCAAATACTAAAGCTTCTACCACCATCCCCAGTGTTAGAATTTCTGAACCATATGGCCAGTGCTGAATTTTAAACAAAGCTCCTACAATAACTATAGCAGCTCCCAAACCATAAATCATGTTTGTAACGGAAAGACTTCCTTTTTTTGCCATCTTTTTCTGAGATTTAAATTTTTAATTAGGTTAAAGTGTATTCGGGGGAAAATTAATCTTAATAATATTAGCGTCTTGAAGGCCCTTTTCTCATATTAACATCTTGATCTACACCAAGATAGTCCTGCACCGTTCTAAAACCAATGTAACTACGTGCAGAATCAGCATACTCATAATCACGAGTACTCACTTGAATGATGTATGCTACATCTTTCCAAGAGCCACCTCTTACAACTTTGCGTTGGTTTTTTGAGTCGCTAACATTAGGGTTCATTGTAGAAATATACTCATAGGCATTAGGATCATAAGAAGATCCTACCCATTCAGAAACATTACCTGCCATATTATAAAGATCGTAGTCATTAGGCTCATAGGAGTCTGCCTCAACTGTATATAAAGCCTGATCTGCAGCATAATCTCCTCTTAATGGCTTAAAGTTAGCCATAAAACAACCTCTGTCATTTTTGGTATAGGGACCACCCCATGGATAAGTAGCACTTTCTAGACCACCACGGGCAGCATATTCCCATTCTGCCTCACTTGGCAAACGAAATCTATTAACTAACTCCTGACCTCTCTGTTTCTTATATGAGTTTTTATTATCTGTACGCCATTGACAAAAGGCTTTTGCTTGCTGCCAGCTAACTCCTACAACTGGGTAATCATCATATGCGCTATGCCAGAAATAATCATTATGCATAGGTTCATTATACGAATAAGCAAAATCCTTAATCCAAACTGTAGTATCAGGATAAATCTTAGTTTCTTCAGTTCTGATGAAATCTTTACGCTTACCATCTTTTTGGCGTGCGGCAGCTTCCATATCAAGATATCTATATTTGTAAACAAGTTTATTTACATCTATTGTACGTTGACCATTGTAAGATTCTTCTAAAGGAATATACATTGTATCCATTACCTCAACATAATACTCGTCAGGATAATCCATAGGATCTGTAATTAACTCTATATCCCAATTAAGTTTACGATCACTATAATCATCACTTAAGCTGTAATAATTATCATACATATACTGCTCATAGGGAGTCATATCATCTGGATCATAATCAACAAATGCAAACTCTCCTATACCATCGTTACCAGGCGTTTCTCCCAGATCATCTGCTAAAATAGCTAAACGTGCGCGTGTAACTGAGTCGCGTACCCATTTAACAAATTGACGGTATTCTGTATTGGTAATTTCAGTTTCATCCATATAAAATGAACGAACTGTTACGGTTTTAGTAGGAGCATTTTTAATGGCAGCGATATCATCATCACTTTTACCCATAATAAAAGCACCACCAGAGACTAAAGTCATCCCGTATGGCTTTTCGGGGTTCCACTTTTTCCCTTTGACTCCCACAAGTTCACCACGATCGTTACGACCACAACTAACTAATAAGCTTACAATCGCAATAAATGCAATAAACTTCTTCATAGGTAAATTAGGTTAAATCTAGATTTGAGACGGTAAACCTATCTATAAAATTGCTAAAAAACAATTTTTTGATAAAAATTACATTCAAAACTAAAAAGTTTTGTTAATTAAATTTCATTCTTACGCTTTGCTTTATACCAGCGTTCCGGTATTTCCTGGTTACAGGCATTTATATAATCGTCTTCAGTGCAAGGTAATAACGTGTTCCTTTTTAATTTATTATTAACGCCTTTCATAAATGGAATTTCTATCCACCAGCGTTCAGAGACGGTACTTTTATAGAAGCTAAGCAACTCATCATCAACAGGAACACTATAGTGTAAGAAATTTGTCTCCCTGTCTTGTAATCGTTCATTTACTCTAAAATTTACTCCTTCGATAAAATACCAAAGTAATTGAGCTATAAGTGCCGCACCTGTTTCATTATTTCTCTGCAAATTATATTCAAATACACCAAAAACACTTACGCGATCACTAATTCCTGCATACCTTGCAATTGCGCATATTTCTCTTCCATTAAAACCATTAACGTTATGAGGATGCATATAACCTAAAACTTCAGATTGAATAGAAGACAAATCTAAACTAACAATGTCTGCATCACGCATTACTGGCTCTACAGCGCTTAAATCTGAAGTTAAATTTCCTAGTCTAAAAGAATCAAAATATAACTTTTCCATCAGGTCAATTTCTTCCTGAGAGTTGTAATAGGTTTGATACCCTATATTTGAATAATTGAATAAATTATAAGGTTGATCTACAATAATTCTACCTACATATGATTTATTTGTAATTGGCAAACTACTGTTTCCTAAATCAAAATGCCCATCTACATTTACTAAATTAACCATTTGATCCAGCCCGTCAAATGCTCTGTATAGTGCATACGTAAGATCTTGACTACCGCCAAGAACTAATGGTATTATATTATTTTTTACAAGTTGAGTTATTATTTCCTTTAAAGCATAAAAAGTATCTGAAGCGCTATCTCCCGGTTCTAAATCACCCAGATCCCCTATTTTAGTATACCAGTTACCCGGAAACAGCGCATATAAAGCTTTACGAATGGCCGTAAAATCTAAACTCGAATCTATATAATCTACTGCTCCTCTACTCTCCCGAACACCAATTATTGCAATGTTTAAATTTTGCATTTCTGGTAAACCACCCTGTCGCGAGTGCACTTTAATTACGGAAGCTAAACTCTGTTCATTGAGTAAATCTGCGTGTGCAATTATCGCGTCTGAAACTGGGGACAAATTTTCAAAAGCCATTTATTTTTTCTTTTTTGCTGGTGCTTTCTTAGCTGTACTTTTCTTAGCTGCTGTTTTTTTAGCTGCCGGTTTTTTAGCGGCTTTTTTCTTAGGCCCCTGCTTCTCTAAAATTGCTTTTACCTCTTCTAAAGTTAAGGCCGCAGCATCTACTGTTTTAGGTAGTTCTATTTTAACTTTACCTTTTATAATATTAGACCTTCCCCATCTTGCCTTTTCTACACGTATTCCCTCTTCCTTAAAATCGTGTAAGACCTTATCTTTCTCTTTTTGCTTTTTATCTTCAATTAACTCAACGATATCTTTATCTGTTAAGTTATCAAAATCGTACTTTTTATTAACATTAATAAATATGCTATTCCACTTTAAGTAAGGCCCAAAACGACCCACACCTTTCTGAACAGGCTTATCTTCATACGTGTAAATAGGCGCATCTGCCTTTTGTTTTTCTTTAATATACTTAACTGCTTCATCATACTCAACTTCTAAAGGATCTATACCTTTAGGAAGTGAAACAAAAGCTTTTCCGAATTTAACGTAAGGTCCAAAACGACCATTATTAACCTCTACCGGCTCTCCTTCAAACTCCCCTAATTCACGAGGAAGTTTAAAAAGATCCATTGCCTCTTCAAAGGTTATGCTTTCTAATTGCTGATCTGGTAAGAGACCCGCAAACAGTGGTTTTTCTTCATCTTCAACAGAGCCTATTTGAACCATTGCTCCATATTTACCAAGACGTACGCTTACCGGTTTGCCAGACTTTGGATCTTTACCCAAGACACGCTCGCCTACCTCGCGATCTGCATTTTCTGCAACGTGTTTAACCTGAGGATGAAAGTCTTTATAAAAATCTTTCATCATTTTTGTCCACTCTTCGTTGCCTTCGGCAATCTCATCAAAATCCTGCTCAACTTTTGCTGTAAAATTGTAATCAAGAATATTTTCAAAATGCATTACAAGGAAGTCGTTTACTACCATTCCCACATCTGTAGGAACTAATTTTCCTTTATCTGAGCCTACCTTTTCAGACAACTTAGTAGCTTTAACAGCTCCTTTCTTTAGTGTGATTAAATCGTACTCACGCTCTACCCCTTCAACATTACCTTTCTCAATATATTTTCTATTTTGAATGGTCGTAATTGTAGGTGCATAAGTTGACGGTCTTCCTATACCTAATTCTTCTAACTTCTTTACTAATGACGCTTCAGTGTAACGATATGGAGCTCTGGTAAAACGCTCGGTAGCAGTGATCCAATGATTATCAAGCACTTCTCCTTCTTTTAATGGAGGTAGAATTCCGTTTTCTTCCTGGTCTTCATCATCTGTCCCTTCCAGATATACTTTTAAAAAACCATCAAATTTGATAACTTCTCCGTTTGCTGTGAAATTTGAAGGATGGTTTGAAGATGCAATTTGCACATTTGTACGTTCTAGCTTAGCTTCACTCATTTGTGAGGCAATTGCTCGTTTCCAGATAAGCTCGTATAATCGCGCCTGATCTCTTTCTATATTAACGGAGTGCTTACTAAAATCTGTAGGTCTAATTGCTTCGTGAGCTTCTTGAGCTCCTTTACTTTTTCCTTTATAATTGCGCTCTTTATGGTATTTAGTACCATATGCAGAGTTAATTTCGTTTCCTGCAGCCTCTTTTGCATCTTGAGAAAGATTTACACTATCTGTTCTCATATAAGTAATAAGACCCGCCTCATAAAGACGTTGCGCCATATTCATCGTTTTACTTACCGAAAAATACAACTTACGCGCTGCCTCCTGCTGTAATGTAGAAGTAGTAAACGGTGGTGCCGGAGATTTACTAGCCGGTTTAGTTGTTAATGCATCTACTTTAAATGTAGCATTAGCATTTGCTTTTAGAAATTCTTCAGCTTCCTTTTTTGTATCTAAATTTTTAGGAAGTTTCGCTTTTAAAGTACGACCGTCTGCATTAGCAAATTCAGCATCAACTCTAAAATAATCTTCAGTATTAAAAGCCTGAATTTCGCGTTCACGCTCTACAATAAGTCTTACTGATACAGATTGTACACGACCTGCAGATAAACCTCCTTTTACTTTTCGCCATAAAACCGGTGATATCTCATAACCTACCAGACGATCAAGTACACGTCTTGCTTGTTGTGCATTTACCAGATTATAGTCAATATCACGTGGATTGTCTATCGCTTTAAGAATAGCTTTTTTAGTAATTTCAGAAAAAACAATTCGTTTTGTCTTTGCTTTATCAAGATTTAATTCTTCTGCAAGATGCCAGGCTATAGCTTCCCCCTCCCGATCCTCATCACTCGCTAGCCAAACCATTTCTGCTTTATCAGCTAAGTCTCGTAGTTTTTTAACAACCGCTTTCTTATCTTTATTTACTGTATATTTTGGCGTAAAATCACCCTCAACATCTACTCCGAGTTCCTTTGTTGGCAGATCTGCAATATGACCAAAACTACTTTCTACTTTATAATCTGAACCCAGAAATTTCTCAATAGTTTTAGCCTTTGCAGGTGACTCAACAATTACAAGATTTTTTGCCATAACGCTTTTTTCAAAATTTGTCAATCAAAATAAAACTAAAAGGAGCTTAATTTAATTTTGATTTTAGAATCGCAAAAGTAGTAGAAAATTTATTATTGAGACCAGAAACCTCATTTAGACCCTAAATAGCTTTTAGCTTGTAGTATTTAATTCGCTTAAATATATAACCTACATCACTTTACTAATGAATTTAAATTTCGGTCTAATGACACTTTGTCACAAGTTGAGTTAATCGTATCTTTGCCCACTATTTTTAGGAAGCAGACCGTATTATGGAGAAAGTTATAGACGAAAATAAACAAGGAGAAACACTGGTTTTAGAACCTCAAAAAACAAATACTAAAAAGCTTTTTATTGAAAGCTACGGTTGCCAAATGAATTTTAGCGACAGTGAGATTGTTGCTTCTATACTTGCAGATCAAGGTTACAACACCACCTCAAAGCTTGAGGACGCAGATCTTGTACTTGTAAACACCTGCTCTATACGTGATAAAGCAGAGCAGACCGTACGCAAACGTCTTGAAAAATATAATGCCGTAAAGAAAATAAACCCGGCTATGAAAGTAGGCGTGCTGGGTTGTATGGCAGAACGCTTAAAAAGCAAATTTTTAGAAGAAGAGAAAATCGTAGACCTTGTTGTAGGCCCTGATGCCTACAAAGATTTACCTAACTTATTAAGCGAGGTTGAAGAAGGTCGTGATGCAATAAATGTTATTCTTTCTAAAGAAGAAACGTACGGCGACATAGCACCTGTGCGTTTACAAAGTAATGGTGTTACAGCTTTTGTGAGCATCACCAGAGGTTGTGATAATATGTGCACCTTTTGCGTAGTACCTTTTACCAGAGGACGCGAACGCAGCCGTGACCCTCAAAGTATTATTGAAGAAGTTAACGATCTTGCCTCGAGAGGCTTTAAAGAAGTCACTTTATTAGGACAAAATGTTGACAGTTTTTTATGGTATGGCGGCGGTCTTAAAAAAGATTTTGACAAAGCGAGCGAGATGGCGCAGGCAACAGCGGTTAACTTTTCTGGCTTATTAGCTCTTGTAGCAGAGGCTCAACCTAAAATGCGTATTAGATTTTCAACTTCAAATCCTCAGGATATGACGTTAGATGTTATACGTACTATGGCTAAATATGATAATATTTGCAACTATATACACCTGCCGGTGCAAAGCGGAAGTGATCGTATTTTAAAAGAAATGAATCGCCTACACACAAGGCAAGAATACTTTGACCTAATAGATAATATACGTGAAATAATGCCAGATTGTGGTATATCTCAAGATATTATTACCGGGTTTCCTACGGAAACGGAAGAAGATCATCAAGACACATTAAGCTTAATGCGTTATGTAAAATATGACTTTGGTTTTATGTTTGCCTATAGCGAGCGTCCCGGAACAATGGCAGCTCGTAAACTTGAAGATGATATCCCGTTAGAGGTAAAAAAACGACGCCTTGCCGAAGTCATCGCATTGCAATTAGAACACTCACACCACAATACTAAAAAACAGGTAGGCCGCGTCGTTGAAGTTCTTATTGAAAAAGAATCTAAGAAAAGTGACGCAGAATGGTCTGGTCGTAATTCTCAAAATACAGTAGTTGTGTTCCCAAAAGAACATTATAAAATAGGCGACTTTGTAAACGTAGAAATTCTTTCGTGCACCACTTCTACTCTTTTAGGTAAAGCTGTAGGTTATTCTTCAAACAATTAATTAATAGTTAATGGAATCAGTTCACGCTATAAAACAACGTTTTGGGATCATTGGAGATGACCCCAAACTCAATCGTGCGATTGAAAAAGCGATACAGGTAGCCCCTACAGATATTTCGGTTCTGGTTACCGGTGAAAGTGGTGTAGGTAAAGAAAGTATTCCACGCATA
The sequence above is a segment of the Leeuwenhoekiella sp. MAR_2009_132 genome. Coding sequences within it:
- the topA gene encoding type I DNA topoisomerase, whose product is MAKNLVIVESPAKAKTIEKFLGSDYKVESSFGHIADLPTKELGVDVEGDFTPKYTVNKDKKAVVKKLRDLADKAEMVWLASDEDREGEAIAWHLAEELNLDKAKTKRIVFSEITKKAILKAIDNPRDIDYNLVNAQQARRVLDRLVGYEISPVLWRKVKGGLSAGRVQSVSVRLIVEREREIQAFNTEDYFRVDAEFANADGRTLKAKLPKNLDTKKEAEEFLKANANATFKVDALTTKPASKSPAPPFTTSTLQQEAARKLYFSVSKTMNMAQRLYEAGLITYMRTDSVNLSQDAKEAAGNEINSAYGTKYHKERNYKGKSKGAQEAHEAIRPTDFSKHSVNIERDQARLYELIWKRAIASQMSEAKLERTNVQIASSNHPSNFTANGEVIKFDGFLKVYLEGTDDEDQEENGILPPLKEGEVLDNHWITATERFTRAPYRYTEASLVKKLEELGIGRPSTYAPTITTIQNRKYIEKGNVEGVEREYDLITLKKGAVKATKLSEKVGSDKGKLVPTDVGMVVNDFLVMHFENILDYNFTAKVEQDFDEIAEGNEEWTKMMKDFYKDFHPQVKHVAENADREVGERVLGKDPKSGKPVSVRLGKYGAMVQIGSVEDEEKPLFAGLLPDQQLESITFEEAMDLFKLPRELGEFEGEPVEVNNGRFGPYVKFGKAFVSLPKGIDPLEVEYDEAVKYIKEKQKADAPIYTYEDKPVQKGVGRFGPYLKWNSIFINVNKKYDFDNLTDKDIVELIEDKKQKEKDKVLHDFKEEGIRVEKARWGRSNIIKGKVKIELPKTVDAAALTLEEVKAILEKQGPKKKAAKKPAAKKTAAKKSTAKKAPAKKKK
- the miaB gene encoding tRNA (N6-isopentenyl adenosine(37)-C2)-methylthiotransferase MiaB, with the protein product MEKVIDENKQGETLVLEPQKTNTKKLFIESYGCQMNFSDSEIVASILADQGYNTTSKLEDADLVLVNTCSIRDKAEQTVRKRLEKYNAVKKINPAMKVGVLGCMAERLKSKFLEEEKIVDLVVGPDAYKDLPNLLSEVEEGRDAINVILSKEETYGDIAPVRLQSNGVTAFVSITRGCDNMCTFCVVPFTRGRERSRDPQSIIEEVNDLASRGFKEVTLLGQNVDSFLWYGGGLKKDFDKASEMAQATAVNFSGLLALVAEAQPKMRIRFSTSNPQDMTLDVIRTMAKYDNICNYIHLPVQSGSDRILKEMNRLHTRQEYFDLIDNIREIMPDCGISQDIITGFPTETEEDHQDTLSLMRYVKYDFGFMFAYSERPGTMAARKLEDDIPLEVKKRRLAEVIALQLEHSHHNTKKQVGRVVEVLIEKESKKSDAEWSGRNSQNTVVVFPKEHYKIGDFVNVEILSCTTSTLLGKAVGYSSNN